The Zingiber officinale cultivar Zhangliang chromosome 10A, Zo_v1.1, whole genome shotgun sequence genome contains a region encoding:
- the LOC122026833 gene encoding uncharacterized protein At2g29880-like: MVDAAMRGWRDRNGVLNKRTVEIKILPTLNATLECEKTFAHSEFGWDSMIKKFTASDEIWEDYFKSHPKHEHYWTDTFEDYEDLRLVVGNGTTTRKYAIGLGDDTNARTIETEENGGTNLLDDYVFDHNSGEFIQSNRQESSYQPLFPEDLASPLPSQPMSSEVPQATRKRDRTEFEAKSSTSKNIDPDVLNRLCYTIEKTSSKIELVGVADDNCWDAIKEVLNLDNHTSYKALDWLNTRAKKVTFLKMTIEERLEWIDFKMSE, encoded by the exons ATGGTTGATGCTGCAATGCGAGGATGGCGTGATAGGAATGGTGTGTTGAACAAAAGAACAGTGGAAATAAAAATACTTCCTACTCTTAATGCAACACTTGAGTGTGAAAAGACTTTTGCACA TTCTGAGTTTGGATGGGATTCTATGATAAAGAAATTCACAGCTAGTGATGAAATATGGGAGGATTATTTTAAG TCTCACCCTAAACATGAACATTATTGGACTGATACTTTTGAGGATTATGAAGACTTAAGACTTGTAGTTGGGAATGGAACTACTACAAGAAAATATGCAATTGGACTTGGAGATGACACTAATGCGAGAACCATTGAGACAGAAGAAAATGGGGGTACTAACTTATTAGATGATTACGTGTTTGATCACAACAGTGGTGAATTCATACAAAGCAATAGGCAAGAATCTTCATATCAGCCTCTATTTCCTGAGGACCTTGCTTCACCATTACCATCTCAACCTATGAGTTCCGAGGTTCCACAAGCAACTAGAAAACGAGATAGGACCGAATTTGAAGCAAAATCAAGCACTTCAAAGAATATAGACCCAGATGTTTTAAATAGGCTCTGTTACACCATTGAGAAAACATCTTCTAAGATTGAATTAGTTGGCGTTGCAGATGATAATTGTTGGGATGCTATAAAAGAAGTCTTAAACTTAGATAATCACACTAGTTACAAGGCGCTTGACTGGCTCAATACTAGAGCAAAGAAGGTGACTTTCTTAAAAATGACAATTGAAGAGCGTTTGGAGTGGATAGATTTTAAAATGAGTGAATGA